A single genomic interval of Buchnera aphidicola (Symydobius americanus) harbors:
- the gnd gene encoding decarboxylating NADP(+)-dependent phosphogluconate dehydrogenase, translating to MKKNDIGVLGMAVMGRNLALNIANHGYNVSLFNRTSKRTKDVFLENQEKTIFPYFSIQDFVYSLNSPKCILLMVQAGSATDEIISNLIPFLKKGDIIIDGGNSFYKDTVRRYHDLLNYNINFIGSGISGGEYGALTGPSIMPGGKKEAYDIISPILKSISAHVESEPCVSYIGPDGAGHYVKMVHNGIEYADMQLISETYAILKNLLFLNNQQISDVFCNWNKGELSSYLIEITKNIFLKKDNDGNDLIDIIVDEASNKGTGKWTCLDALELNEPLTLITSSVFSRYLSSLRSQRVLASKILKGPKVNSISMNKDFFIEQIRKSLYLGKIISYAQGFSQLHCASNKYDWNLKYHNIAKIFRGGCIIQASFLKKIVKMYESDNAIINLLFSSYFQEIANNYHTALREVVSYAIQQGLSVPAFSAAISYYDGYRTSFSSANLIQAQRDYFGAHTYKRYDKNGSFHTNWL from the coding sequence ATGAAAAAAAATGATATTGGTGTATTAGGTATGGCAGTTATGGGTCGAAATTTAGCTTTAAATATAGCAAATCATGGATATAATGTTTCTTTATTTAATCGAACATCGAAAAGAACAAAAGATGTTTTTCTAGAAAATCAAGAAAAAACAATTTTTCCATATTTTTCGATCCAAGATTTTGTCTATTCTTTGAATTCCCCAAAATGTATTTTATTAATGGTACAAGCAGGTTCTGCTACTGATGAAATTATTTCTAATTTAATTCCCTTTTTAAAGAAAGGAGATATTATTATTGATGGCGGAAATTCTTTTTATAAGGATACTGTAAGAAGATATCATGATTTATTAAATTATAATATTAATTTTATTGGATCTGGAATTTCTGGTGGAGAATATGGAGCGTTAACAGGACCGTCAATTATGCCTGGAGGGAAAAAGGAAGCATATGATATTATTTCTCCTATTTTAAAATCCATCTCTGCACATGTTGAAAGTGAACCTTGTGTATCTTATATAGGTCCAGATGGTGCTGGTCATTATGTAAAAATGGTTCATAATGGGATTGAATATGCAGATATGCAATTAATTTCAGAAACTTATGCAATATTAAAAAATCTTTTATTTTTAAATAATCAACAGATTTCTGATGTATTTTGTAATTGGAATAAAGGTGAATTAAGTAGTTATTTAATTGAAATTACTAAAAATATTTTTCTTAAAAAAGATAATGATGGAAATGATTTAATAGATATTATTGTAGATGAAGCTTCTAATAAAGGAACTGGAAAATGGACTTGTTTGGATGCTTTAGAATTAAATGAACCATTAACATTAATTACCTCATCAGTTTTTTCTAGATATTTATCTTCTTTAAGATCTCAAAGAGTTTTAGCTTCTAAAATATTGAAAGGACCGAAGGTTAATTCTATCTCGATGAATAAAGATTTTTTTATTGAACAAATTCGAAAATCTTTATATTTAGGAAAAATTATTTCTTATGCTCAGGGTTTTTCTCAGTTGCATTGCGCATCAAATAAATATGATTGGAATTTAAAATATCATAATATTGCTAAAATTTTTCGTGGAGGATGTATTATTCAAGCATCTTTTTTAAAAAAAATAGTCAAAATGTATGAGTCTGACAATGCGATAATTAATTTATTGTTTTCTTCATATTTTCAGGAGATTGCTAATAATTATCATACTGCATTACGTGAAGTAGTATCTTATGCTATTCAACAAGGTCTTTCTGTTCCTGCTTTTTCTGCTGCTATTTCTTATTATGATGGATATCGTACTTCTTTTTCATCAGCAAATTTAATTCAAGCTCAGAGGGATTATTTTGGTGCTCATACGTATAAACGATATGATAAAAATGGTTCATTTCATACTAATTGGTTATAA
- the hisH gene encoding imidazole glycerol phosphate synthase subunit HisH — protein MSIVILDTGCANLASMRLAIEKLGYYPIITDNPKIISSAKKMFLPGVGSASSIMNRLIKKKLVSLIKNLTFPILGICLGMQIFSSFSEESRGINMLNIIDEPVVLLDTNNLPLPHTGWNQVFYYVRNPLFHGIKEGSWFYFIHSYAFKINKYSSSQTYYGAYFTSVIQKNNFFGVQFHPEKSGKVGSRLLLNFLEM, from the coding sequence ATGTCTATAGTAATATTAGATACAGGTTGTGCTAATCTTGCTTCAATGAGATTAGCGATTGAGAAATTAGGATATTATCCTATCATTACAGATAATCCCAAAATTATTTCTTCTGCTAAAAAAATGTTTTTACCTGGAGTTGGAAGTGCTTCGTCAATTATGAATCGATTAATTAAAAAAAAATTAGTTTCACTTATTAAAAATTTAACTTTTCCTATATTAGGGATATGTTTAGGAATGCAGATATTTTCTTCGTTCAGTGAGGAATCTCGCGGGATTAACATGTTAAATATTATTGATGAACCTGTTGTATTATTGGATACTAATAATTTACCATTACCACATACAGGTTGGAATCAAGTTTTTTATTATGTAAGAAATCCATTATTTCATGGTATTAAAGAAGGTTCATGGTTTTATTTTATTCATAGTTATGCATTTAAAATTAATAAATATAGTTCTTCTCAAACTTATTATGGAGCTTATTTTACTTCAGTTATTCAAAAAAATAATTTTTTTGGTGTACAGTTTCATCCAGAAAAATCTGGTAAAGTTGGTTCTCGTTTATTATTAAATTTTTTAGAGATGTAA
- the hisA gene encoding 1-(5-phosphoribosyl)-5-[(5-phosphoribosylamino)methylideneamino]imidazole-4-carboxamide isomerase translates to MIIPALDIIQNKIVRLYQGDYNLIKYYDYNIHDMLEQYQLLGVKTVHLVDLDGARNPRLKQKSFFRDIINYFPDYIQVAGGIRDERDIDYFLSLGVKRVVIGSSVIQNIETVKKWIKYYGNEYIVVALDIQIDKNNIKKVFIHGWKQDTGKKIEDILQELLSVQIKYVLCTDISRDGTLSGPNFRLYQEMIHQFQNINFQASGGVSSIDDLSKLKTIGIHDVIIGKGLLENKFTILEAMQCWQNELFHVLT, encoded by the coding sequence ATGATTATTCCAGCGTTAGATATTATACAAAATAAAATAGTAAGGTTATATCAAGGGGATTATAATTTGATTAAATATTATGATTATAATATTCATGATATGTTAGAACAATATCAATTATTAGGTGTTAAAACAGTACATCTTGTTGATTTAGATGGTGCCCGTAATCCTCGATTAAAACAAAAAAGTTTTTTTCGAGATATAATAAATTATTTTCCAGATTACATACAAGTTGCTGGTGGTATTCGAGATGAACGTGATATAGATTATTTTTTATCCTTAGGGGTAAAAAGGGTTGTTATTGGTTCTTCTGTTATTCAAAATATTGAGACAGTTAAGAAATGGATTAAATATTATGGCAACGAATATATTGTAGTTGCATTAGATATTCAAATCGATAAAAATAATATTAAAAAAGTTTTTATTCATGGATGGAAACAAGATACAGGAAAAAAAATAGAAGATATTTTGCAAGAATTATTATCTGTACAGATTAAATATGTATTATGTACGGATATTTCTCGAGACGGAACGTTATCAGGACCAAATTTTCGGTTATATCAAGAGATGATTCATCAATTTCAAAATATTAATTTTCAGGCTTCTGGCGGTGTTAGTTCAATAGATGACTTATCTAAATTAAAAACAATTGGAATACATGATGTGATTATTGGAAAGGGTTTATTAGAAAATAAGTTTACTATTTTAGAGGCAATGCAATGCTGGCAAAACGAATTATTCCATGTCTTGACGTAA
- the hisC gene encoding histidinol-phosphate transaminase, translating into MNNYIKKIACKHIRSLKPYKSARMIGGVGSIFLNANEFPIPIPFNLNNSMFNRYPECQSKDLLLKYANYSSVSIQNILISRGSDEAIELLMKVFCTPKKDCIITFPPTYSMYSKISEIYNIKNKSIFLNFDHGFSLSNFMNALDDVKLIYICRPNNPTGEFLSFSNIINILNVTYKKALVIIDEAYIEFCYSYSLVYLLNFYSHLVILRTLSKSFGLAGIRCGFTLANKQTINLLKKVIAPYPLPSPVIDIAIQALSNFHINIMKDRILKLNRNKIWLLQNLRKISIIEKIFNSVTNYILIKTISSKNVFQILWKQGIIVRNQDHEFSSKGYIRISVGTTMECLNIIHSLKNIK; encoded by the coding sequence ATGAATAATTATATAAAAAAAATTGCATGTAAACATATTCGATCATTAAAGCCATATAAATCGGCTAGAATGATTGGTGGGGTTGGGAGCATTTTTTTAAATGCTAATGAATTTCCTATACCAATTCCATTTAATTTAAATAATTCAATGTTTAATAGATATCCTGAATGTCAGTCAAAAGATTTACTTTTAAAATATGCTAATTATTCTTCTGTTTCTATTCAAAACATTTTGATTAGTAGAGGTTCTGATGAAGCTATTGAATTATTAATGAAAGTATTTTGTACCCCTAAAAAAGATTGTATTATTACTTTTCCCCCTACGTATTCTATGTATTCCAAAATTTCTGAAATATATAATATTAAAAATAAATCTATTTTTTTAAATTTTGATCATGGTTTTAGTCTATCTAATTTCATGAATGCTCTTGATGATGTGAAATTAATTTATATTTGTCGACCAAATAATCCCACTGGTGAATTTTTAAGTTTTTCTAATATTATTAATATTCTAAATGTTACATATAAAAAAGCATTAGTTATTATTGATGAAGCATATATTGAATTTTGTTATTCTTATAGTTTAGTATATTTATTAAATTTTTATTCTCATTTAGTTATATTAAGAACTTTATCGAAATCTTTTGGTTTAGCTGGTATCAGATGTGGTTTTACATTAGCGAATAAACAGACTATTAATTTATTAAAAAAAGTAATTGCCCCATATCCCTTACCATCTCCTGTAATAGATATTGCGATTCAAGCGTTAAGTAATTTTCATATTAATATCATGAAAGATAGAATTTTAAAATTAAATCGTAATAAAATATGGTTATTACAGAATTTAAGAAAAATTTCAATTATTGAAAAAATATTTAATAGTGTAACTAATTATATATTAATTAAAACTATTTCTTCGAAAAATGTATTTCAAATTTTATGGAAACAAGGAATTATAGTTCGTAATCAAGATCATGAATTTAGTTCTAAAGGATATATTAGAATATCGGTTGGAACTACTATGGAATGTTTAAACATCATTCATTCACTAAAAAATATTAAATAA
- the metG gene encoding methionine--tRNA ligase encodes MYFHINAILLLFYNYEYIKKKILVTCALPYANGSIHIGHLLEHIQADIWVRYKKMIGHEVWFCCADDSHGTAIMIESKKSCISPESLISCVSKEHQSDFKKFNISHDHYSSTNSRINKNFVKNIYLTLKKNKFIIENNVEQLYDLKEGMFLPDRFIRGICPVCYQKDQYGDNCESCGSIYKAVELINPISNLSLTKPVLRNTVHLFFSLSALEDKLKKWVFSGVIEQKVLNKLKEWFQFGLKDWDISRDSPYFGFKIPDFLDKYFYVWFDALISYISSFQELCQKEQLNFYEFWKENSNVELYHFIGKDIIYFHALFWPAILEAINFRKPTKIFVHGYLTYQGIKLSKSRGSIISAKKWIKYLDSDSLRYYYASKLSSNMDDIEMNLEEFTKKINSDIVNKIVNLAARNASFLNNFFENHLSSQLDDINLYQFFVNSTHAIGRYWEDRKFNLAIRKIIELSDLANEYINNKKPWNISDITINSDLHNICSTGINFFRIIIICIKPVMPDLIKRSEKFLITKLNWESIKFPLLNHKISIFKPLYKRIDFNFLKDHF; translated from the coding sequence ATGTATTTTCATATTAACGCAATATTACTTTTATTTTATAATTATGAATATATTAAAAAAAAAATTTTAGTTACCTGCGCATTACCTTATGCTAATGGATCTATTCATATAGGGCATTTATTAGAGCATATTCAAGCAGATATATGGGTTCGTTATAAAAAAATGATAGGTCATGAAGTGTGGTTTTGTTGTGCTGATGATTCTCATGGTACAGCAATTATGATAGAGTCTAAAAAATCGTGCATTTCTCCAGAAAGTTTAATATCTTGTGTTTCTAAAGAACATCAATCTGATTTTAAGAAGTTTAATATTTCACACGATCATTATTCTTCTACTAATAGTAGAATTAATAAAAATTTTGTAAAAAATATATATCTTACTTTAAAAAAGAATAAATTCATTATAGAAAATAATGTTGAACAATTATATGATTTAAAAGAAGGTATGTTTTTACCAGATAGATTTATCAGGGGAATATGTCCAGTATGTTATCAAAAAGATCAATATGGAGATAATTGTGAATCATGCGGTTCTATTTATAAGGCAGTTGAATTAATTAATCCAATTTCTAATCTTTCATTAACGAAACCAGTTTTAAGAAATACAGTTCATTTGTTTTTTAGTTTATCTGCATTAGAAGATAAATTAAAAAAATGGGTTTTTTCTGGTGTAATTGAACAAAAAGTATTAAATAAATTGAAAGAATGGTTTCAATTTGGATTAAAAGATTGGGATATTTCTCGGGACTCTCCTTATTTTGGATTTAAAATACCAGATTTTTTAGATAAATATTTTTATGTTTGGTTTGATGCTTTGATTTCTTATATTAGTTCTTTTCAAGAACTATGTCAAAAAGAACAATTAAATTTTTATGAATTTTGGAAAGAAAATTCTAATGTTGAGCTATATCATTTTATAGGGAAAGATATTATTTATTTTCATGCTTTGTTTTGGCCTGCCATTTTAGAAGCTATTAATTTTAGAAAACCAACTAAAATTTTTGTTCATGGTTATTTAACTTATCAAGGTATCAAACTTTCCAAGTCTAGAGGATCAATTATTTCAGCAAAAAAATGGATTAAATATCTAGATTCCGATAGTTTAAGATATTATTATGCTTCTAAGTTATCTTCTAATATGGATGATATTGAAATGAATTTAGAAGAATTTACAAAAAAAATTAATTCTGATATTGTAAATAAAATTGTTAATTTAGCCGCTCGAAATGCAAGTTTTTTGAATAATTTCTTTGAAAATCATCTATCTTCTCAACTAGATGATATAAATTTATATCAATTTTTTGTTAATTCTACTCATGCTATAGGTCGATATTGGGAAGATAGAAAATTTAATTTAGCTATTCGAAAAATTATAGAATTATCTGATTTAGCAAATGAGTATATTAATAACAAAAAACCCTGGAATATATCAGATATAACAATTAATTCTGATTTGCATAATATTTGTTCAACTGGGATAAATTTTTTTCGTATTATTATAATTTGTATTAAACCTGTTATGCCTGATTTAATTAAACGTTCTGAAAAATTTTTAATAACTAAATTAAATTGGGAAAGCATTAAATTTCCTTTATTAAATCATAAAATTTCTATTTTTAAACCATTATATAAAAGAATTGATTTTAATTTTTTAAAAGATCATTTTTAA
- the hisG gene encoding ATP phosphoribosyltransferase encodes MLSSNRLCIAMQKSGRLSKDSRELLFRCGVKINLKRKQLISFSENMPIDVVRVRDDDIPGLVMDKVVDLGIVGENVVKEESLKRQANFQEFSYKVIKRLDFGMCRLSLAIPRNKSYFDINSLNNSRIATSYPYLLKKYLFKKGIKFNFFILNGSVEVAPRAGLADAICDLVSTGAALEANGLREIEVIYSSKACLISRTGNYSIEKNILISKLITRIQGVIKARESKYIMLHAPSSKLNEVMSLLHGAEYPTISNLAGETDKVALHMVSSETVFWETMEKLKALGASSILVLPIEKMME; translated from the coding sequence ATGTTAAGTTCAAATCGATTATGTATTGCGATGCAAAAATCAGGTCGTTTAAGTAAAGATTCTAGGGAATTATTATTTCGATGTGGAGTTAAAATTAATTTGAAACGTAAACAATTAATTTCTTTTTCTGAGAATATGCCTATTGACGTTGTTCGAGTTCGAGATGATGATATCCCTGGATTAGTTATGGATAAAGTAGTAGATTTAGGTATTGTTGGAGAAAATGTCGTTAAAGAGGAATCCTTAAAGCGACAGGCAAATTTTCAGGAATTTAGTTATAAGGTTATAAAACGTTTAGATTTTGGTATGTGTAGATTATCTTTAGCTATTCCAAGAAATAAATCATATTTTGATATAAATTCCTTAAATAATTCTCGTATTGCTACTTCGTATCCTTATTTATTAAAAAAATATCTTTTTAAGAAGGGAATTAAATTTAATTTTTTTATATTAAATGGTTCGGTTGAAGTTGCCCCAAGAGCAGGTTTAGCAGATGCAATTTGTGATTTAGTATCTACAGGTGCTGCTTTGGAGGCAAATGGTTTACGAGAAATTGAGGTTATTTATTCTTCAAAAGCTTGTTTAATATCTCGTACGGGAAACTATTCTATTGAAAAAAATATATTAATTAGCAAATTGATCACAAGAATTCAGGGGGTAATAAAGGCTAGAGAATCTAAATATATTATGTTACATGCCCCATCATCAAAATTAAATGAAGTAATGTCTTTATTACATGGAGCAGAATATCCTACTATATCTAATTTAGCGGGAGAGACAGATAAAGTAGCTTTGCATATGGTAAGTAGTGAAACAGTTTTCTGGGAAACTATGGAAAAATTAAAAGCTTTAGGTGCAAGTTCTATTTTAGTTTTACCTATTGAAAAAATGATGGAGTAA
- the hisF gene encoding imidazole glycerol phosphate synthase subunit HisF: MLAKRIIPCLDVKEGLVVKGIQFKNHRVVGNILQLAEKYALEGADELVFYDICASSDNHLVDKSWIIKVAEVIDIPFCVAGGIKSVQDVKEILSFGADKVSINSPAINDPDLITRIADQFGQQCIVVGIDSWFDEFTKCYYVYQYTGRSEFTKKTIWDTISWVKEVQKRGAGEIVLNMMNHDGMRHGYDLKQLKKIKSVCKIPLIASGGAGSMQDFYNVFQESNVDGALAASVFHNNIFSIQKLKNFLINMGVTIRRC, from the coding sequence ATGCTGGCAAAACGAATTATTCCATGTCTTGACGTAAAAGAAGGGTTAGTAGTTAAAGGAATACAATTTAAAAATCACAGAGTTGTTGGAAATATTCTTCAATTAGCTGAAAAATATGCTCTTGAAGGTGCGGATGAATTAGTATTTTATGATATTTGTGCTTCGTCTGATAATCATTTAGTGGATAAAAGTTGGATTATCAAGGTAGCTGAAGTTATCGATATTCCATTTTGTGTTGCGGGTGGTATAAAAAGCGTTCAAGATGTTAAAGAAATTTTATCTTTTGGGGCTGATAAAGTATCAATTAATTCTCCGGCAATCAATGATCCTGATTTAATTACTCGTATTGCAGATCAGTTTGGTCAGCAATGTATTGTTGTTGGTATAGATTCTTGGTTTGATGAATTTACCAAATGTTATTACGTTTATCAGTACACAGGTCGTTCAGAATTTACTAAAAAGACTATATGGGATACTATTTCATGGGTAAAAGAAGTGCAAAAAAGAGGAGCTGGAGAAATTGTATTAAATATGATGAATCATGATGGTATGCGACATGGATATGATTTAAAACAATTAAAAAAAATTAAATCTGTATGTAAAATACCATTAATAGCTTCTGGTGGTGCGGGCAGTATGCAAGATTTTTATAATGTTTTTCAGGAATCTAATGTGGATGGCGCTTTAGCGGCTTCTGTTTTTCATAATAATATTTTTAGTATTCAGAAATTAAAAAACTTTTTAATTAATATGGGAGTAACTATCAGAAGATGTTAA
- the hisIE gene encoding bifunctional phosphoribosyl-AMP cyclohydrolase/phosphoribosyl-ATP diphosphatase HisIE codes for MLNDEKLSSIDWEKVSGLIPCIIQNIFSSEVLMHGYMNPEALSITQKEKKVTFYSRTKKRLWTKGEKSKNFLNVVKIILDCDQDSLLILVNPINQTCHLNENSCFIGQRSYFTDFFYLEKNINAKKNSNCNLSYTARLHSTGISRIAQKLGEEAVELVISSLSNNRIDIINESSDLIYHLIVLLHQKDLDFLSVIKNLIQRISK; via the coding sequence ATGTTAAATGATGAAAAACTATCAAGTATTGATTGGGAAAAAGTATCTGGATTAATTCCATGTATTATACAAAATATTTTTTCTAGTGAAGTATTGATGCATGGATATATGAATCCAGAAGCATTATCTATTACACAAAAGGAAAAAAAAGTTACTTTTTATTCACGAACTAAAAAAAGACTATGGACAAAAGGAGAAAAATCAAAAAATTTTTTAAATGTTGTAAAGATTATATTAGATTGTGATCAAGACAGTTTATTAATTTTAGTTAATCCTATAAATCAAACGTGTCATTTAAATGAAAATAGTTGTTTTATTGGACAAAGATCATATTTTACTGATTTTTTTTATTTAGAGAAGAATATTAATGCTAAAAAAAATAGCAATTGTAATCTTTCTTATACTGCTCGTTTACATTCTACAGGAATTTCAAGAATTGCTCAAAAATTAGGAGAAGAAGCGGTGGAGTTAGTTATTTCTTCTTTAAGTAATAATAGAATCGACATAATTAATGAATCTTCTGATTTAATTTATCATTTGATTGTTTTATTACATCAAAAAGATTTGGATTTTTTAAGTGTAATTAAAAATTTAATTCAAAGAATATCAAAATGA
- the hisD gene encoding histidinol dehydrogenase: MIFNCEVIHWNILNDFQKKNILSRPGISRMNRLKKEVEKIIFNVRNFGDIALKKYTTKFDNISLNHFKVPQDRINQSEYQVSSEFKNAILTSFKNIHFFHKQQINQTIDVETSNGVRCQQITSPIESVGLYVPGGTAPLLSTVLMLAIPAQIAGCKNILLCSPPPIINEILYIAKICGLNNIFEVGGAQAIASFAFGTNTIPKVDKVFGPGNAYVTEAKSQLNQLLPNFSIDMAAGPSELLIIADDQSNASFIASDLLSQAEHGIDSQVILLTTSINIIKHVILEINKQILYLSRSQIIIESLKHSKFILTKNLLQCAKISNMYAPEHLIIHIKKPRNLLKSITNAGSIFLGPWSPESVGDYSSGTNHVLPTYGSATYSSGLGLMDFQKRINIQELTYLGLKNLSHIVKSLSLSEKMDAHNNAIQLRIDSIRNKNE, encoded by the coding sequence ATGATTTTTAATTGTGAGGTAATTCATTGGAATATTTTAAATGATTTTCAAAAAAAAAATATTTTATCTAGGCCTGGTATCTCAAGAATGAACAGATTAAAAAAAGAGGTAGAAAAAATTATTTTTAACGTTCGTAATTTTGGAGATATTGCACTTAAAAAATATACCACTAAGTTTGATAATATTTCATTAAATCATTTTAAAGTACCTCAAGATAGAATTAATCAATCTGAATATCAAGTTAGTTCAGAATTTAAAAACGCTATTTTAACTTCTTTTAAAAATATTCATTTTTTTCATAAACAGCAAATTAATCAAACAATTGATGTAGAAACTTCAAATGGTGTTCGTTGTCAACAAATTACTTCACCCATTGAATCAGTAGGATTGTACGTACCTGGCGGTACTGCTCCATTATTGTCGACTGTTTTAATGCTAGCAATACCTGCTCAAATTGCTGGTTGTAAAAATATTTTATTATGCTCTCCTCCACCAATCATTAATGAAATTCTGTATATTGCTAAAATATGCGGATTGAATAATATTTTTGAGGTAGGTGGAGCTCAGGCAATTGCATCTTTTGCGTTTGGAACAAATACTATTCCCAAGGTTGATAAAGTATTTGGTCCAGGAAATGCATATGTAACAGAAGCAAAATCACAATTAAATCAATTGTTACCAAATTTTTCTATTGATATGGCTGCTGGTCCTTCAGAATTACTTATAATTGCTGATGATCAATCGAATGCTTCTTTTATTGCATCGGATTTATTATCGCAAGCTGAACATGGTATAGATTCTCAGGTTATATTATTAACTACTAGTATAAATATAATAAAACATGTCATATTAGAAATTAATAAACAAATATTATATTTATCTCGATCTCAGATTATTATTGAGTCATTAAAACATAGTAAATTTATTTTGACTAAAAATTTGCTACAATGCGCAAAAATATCTAACATGTATGCGCCAGAGCATTTAATTATTCATATCAAGAAACCAAGAAATTTATTAAAAAGTATTACTAATGCTGGTTCAATTTTTTTAGGACCTTGGTCTCCAGAATCTGTAGGCGATTATTCTTCTGGAACAAATCATGTTTTACCAACCTATGGGAGTGCAACTTATTCCTCTGGATTAGGATTGATGGATTTTCAAAAAAGGATAAATATACAAGAATTAACTTATTTAGGTTTAAAAAATTTGTCTCATATTGTTAAGTCTCTATCTTTATCTGAAAAAATGGATGCGCATAATAATGCTATTCAATTACGAATTGATTCTATCAGGAATAAAAATGAATAA
- the hisB gene encoding bifunctional histidinol-phosphatase/imidazoleglycerol-phosphate dehydratase HisB, producing MQEKTLFIDRDGTLIHEPMDNFQIDSLEKLVFEPHVISVLKDLIQRNFKLVMVTNQDGLYTRGFSYDSFILPHKFMLDTFFSQGVYFHDILVCPHFVSDNCDCRKPKTGLVQYWISNNLLDKKNSYVIGDRLTDLEFAKNIDINGILYNQKTMNWLHIQNILSSQDRSSEICRITKETRVVIKLWLDRSQNSIIHTGIKFFDHMLDQIAVHANITMHINVDGDFDINDHHIIEDTGIVLGKSILKSLRNKHGIGRFGFYVPMDESSSYCLLDLSGRPYLKFLGNFGHQYVNDFSTCMVEHFFRSLSVSMKSTIHLVSTGNDDHHQIESLFKAFGRSLRQAIVIEGNQLPSSKGIL from the coding sequence ATGCAGGAAAAAACATTATTTATTGATAGAGATGGAACATTGATACATGAACCCATGGATAATTTTCAAATAGATTCTTTAGAAAAGTTAGTTTTTGAGCCTCATGTAATTTCTGTTTTAAAAGATTTGATTCAACGAAATTTTAAATTAGTTATGGTAACTAATCAAGACGGTTTGTATACAAGAGGTTTTTCTTATGATTCATTTATTCTTCCGCATAAATTTATGTTAGATACATTTTTTTCGCAAGGAGTTTATTTTCATGATATTTTAGTTTGTCCTCATTTTGTTAGTGACAATTGTGATTGCCGAAAACCTAAAACCGGTTTAGTCCAATATTGGATTTCTAATAATCTTTTAGATAAAAAAAATAGTTATGTGATCGGAGATCGATTAACGGATTTAGAATTTGCAAAAAATATTGATATTAATGGTATTTTGTATAATCAAAAAACTATGAATTGGCTTCATATTCAAAATATTCTATCTAGTCAAGATAGATCTTCTGAGATTTGTCGTATTACAAAAGAAACTCGAGTTGTAATTAAATTATGGTTAGATCGTTCTCAGAATAGCATTATTCATACTGGTATAAAATTTTTTGATCATATGTTAGATCAAATTGCTGTACATGCTAATATTACTATGCATATTAATGTAGATGGTGATTTTGATATTAATGATCATCATATAATAGAAGATACTGGTATCGTTTTAGGTAAATCTATTTTAAAATCTTTAAGAAATAAGCATGGAATTGGAAGATTTGGTTTTTATGTTCCTATGGATGAAAGTTCTTCTTATTGTTTATTAGATTTATCTGGCAGGCCTTATTTAAAATTTTTAGGTAATTTTGGTCATCAATATGTTAATGATTTTAGTACGTGTATGGTAGAACATTTTTTTAGGTCTTTATCAGTTTCTATGAAAAGTACAATTCATTTAGTGAGTACTGGAAATGATGATCATCATCAAATAGAAAGTTTATTTAAAGCATTTGGTAGATCTTTAAGACAGGCAATTGTTATTGAAGGAAATCAATTACCTTCTTCAAAAGGGATTTTATAG